A single region of the Erythrobacter sp. genome encodes:
- a CDS encoding proton-conducting transporter membrane subunit — translation MPFDLSLSFLAPIVLLLAALPLFARPGKRPGALPRLSEAAALVAFGLTIGGLVEAILGQAEGIAAGSGLFAVGLRADLVAATMACLVGFIGWIVMRYSRTYLDGEEREGLFHALMLATLAAVLVFAQAASLTTLAIATFLVGLTLRKLLLFYPERREAHRAATKFAIVWHFGDVALVAAAGILALTYGTTDLAALAASVTAQGIDLAATTAIACIVIAAGLKTAAFPVHGWLTEVMEAPTPVSALLHAGIINSGGVLLIANAELVQSSSGAMAALVMLGGFTALFGAAVMLTQSAVKTALAWSTVSQMGFMLLQCGLGLWTLALLHIVAHSLYKAHAFLSSGGAVEDVASIRRPGPVAPADLGAVLKSFGLAILLYGGIAFAFTALFGPKSAQALALGTILIFGVAYLVAQGLADRAPMELTKRTAMASLATAIAYFAFHVLSEAAWGPLLPAAPVPGDLEWALIVVAVVSFGVVAFAQALFPQWAHHPSTAGLRVHLANGLYMNALLDRAIGGFRTTRSN, via the coding sequence ATGCCCTTCGACCTCTCGCTGTCCTTCCTCGCCCCGATAGTGCTGCTGCTCGCAGCGCTTCCCCTCTTCGCCAGGCCGGGCAAGCGTCCAGGCGCCCTGCCGCGCCTGTCGGAAGCGGCGGCGCTGGTCGCCTTCGGGCTGACGATCGGGGGGTTGGTTGAGGCGATCCTCGGACAGGCGGAAGGCATCGCGGCGGGTTCCGGCCTGTTCGCGGTCGGCCTGCGCGCCGATCTCGTCGCGGCCACCATGGCCTGTCTGGTCGGCTTCATCGGCTGGATCGTGATGCGCTACAGCCGCACCTATCTCGACGGCGAGGAGCGTGAGGGCCTGTTCCACGCCCTGATGCTGGCGACGCTAGCCGCGGTGCTGGTCTTCGCGCAGGCCGCGAGCCTCACCACGCTCGCCATCGCGACCTTCCTCGTGGGGCTTACCCTGCGCAAGCTGCTCCTGTTCTATCCCGAACGGCGCGAAGCGCACCGCGCGGCGACCAAGTTCGCGATCGTGTGGCACTTCGGCGATGTCGCGCTCGTCGCGGCGGCGGGCATCCTCGCGCTGACTTACGGAACGACAGACCTCGCCGCTCTCGCCGCTTCGGTCACGGCGCAGGGTATCGACCTTGCCGCCACCACCGCGATCGCCTGCATCGTCATCGCCGCGGGCCTCAAGACCGCCGCCTTCCCGGTGCACGGCTGGCTGACCGAGGTGATGGAAGCGCCGACTCCGGTTTCGGCCCTCCTCCACGCGGGCATCATCAATTCGGGCGGCGTGCTGCTGATCGCCAATGCCGAGCTCGTCCAGTCGAGTTCGGGCGCGATGGCCGCGCTCGTCATGCTCGGCGGGTTCACCGCGCTGTTCGGCGCGGCGGTCATGCTCACCCAGAGCGCGGTCAAGACGGCGCTCGCCTGGTCGACCGTGTCGCAGATGGGCTTCATGCTGCTCCAGTGCGGGCTCGGCCTGTGGACGCTGGCGCTGCTGCACATCGTCGCGCACTCGCTCTACAAGGCGCACGCCTTCCTCTCTTCGGGCGGCGCGGTCGAGGATGTCGCGAGCATCCGCCGGCCCGGCCCGGTCGCCCCGGCCGATCTCGGTGCGGTGCTCAAGAGCTTCGGGCTTGCGATCCTGCTCTACGGCGGCATCGCCTTCGCCTTCACCGCGCTGTTCGGGCCCAAGAGCGCGCAGGCGCTGGCGCTCGGCACGATCCTGATCTTCGGGGTCGCCTACCTCGTTGCCCAGGGTCTCGCCGACCGTGCGCCGATGGAATTGACCAAGCGCACCGCGATGGCCTCGCTCGCCACCGCGATCGCCTATTTCGCCTTCCACGTGCTGTCCGAAGCCGCGTGGGGTCCGCTGCTTCCCGCTGCGCCGGTCCCGGGCGATCTCGAATGGGCACTGATCGTGGTCGCGGTCGTCTCATTCGGCGTGGTCGCCTTTGCCCAGGCGCTGTTCCCGCAATGGGCGCACCACCCCTCGACCGCTGGCCTGCGCGTTCACCTCGCGAACGGCCTTTACATGAACGCGCTGCTCGACCGGGCGATCGGCGGCTTCCGCACGACGCGCTCGAATTGA
- a CDS encoding LysR family transcriptional regulator yields MLNLHHLRLFRAVAREGTLTGAAKALNISQSAVSTQIKALEASLGHDLFERRGRNLVLTEAGRIALDHADEIFRAADHLSATLKSAGGQRRVLRIGALATLSRNFQMEFMGPLLGREDVEVVLRSGTQRTLLRELEALSLDVVLTNLQPARDAASPYLVTRLAEQGVSLVGPADTPARGDLAELLANEVLILPTPETALRAGFDALLDRMDIVPRIAAEADDMAMLRLLARSGAGLAVIPPIVVQDELASGALVELSRLPEITEVFYAVTIRRRFPNPLLGEVLERAEGALAD; encoded by the coding sequence ATGCTGAACCTTCACCACCTCCGCCTGTTCCGCGCGGTCGCCCGCGAAGGCACGCTCACCGGCGCGGCGAAGGCGCTCAACATCTCGCAGAGCGCGGTCTCGACCCAGATCAAGGCGCTCGAGGCATCGCTCGGCCACGACCTTTTCGAGCGGCGCGGGCGCAATCTCGTCCTGACCGAGGCGGGCCGGATCGCGCTCGACCATGCCGACGAGATTTTTCGCGCGGCCGATCATCTCTCTGCGACGTTGAAGAGCGCAGGGGGACAAAGGCGCGTGCTGCGGATCGGGGCGCTGGCGACGCTCAGCCGCAATTTCCAGATGGAGTTCATGGGGCCGCTGCTGGGACGCGAGGATGTCGAGGTGGTGCTGCGTTCGGGCACGCAGCGGACCCTGCTGCGCGAGCTGGAGGCGCTGTCGCTCGACGTGGTGCTGACCAATCTCCAGCCCGCGCGCGACGCGGCAAGCCCCTATCTCGTCACCCGCCTGGCCGAACAGGGGGTGAGCCTCGTCGGCCCGGCCGACACGCCCGCACGCGGCGACCTTGCCGAGCTGCTCGCAAACGAGGTGCTGATCCTGCCTACCCCGGAAACCGCGCTGAGGGCGGGGTTCGACGCGCTGCTCGACCGGATGGACATTGTCCCGCGGATCGCCGCAGAGGCCGACGACATGGCGATGCTCCGCCTGCTTGCCCGCAGCGGGGCGGGGCTCGCGGTGATCCCGCCGATCGTGGTGCAGGACGAACTCGCCAGCGGGGCGCTGGTCGAATTGTCGCGCCTGCCCGAGATCACCGAGGTGTTCTACGCGGTCACGATCCGCCGCCGCTTTCCCAACCCGCTGCTCGGCGAAGTGCTCGAACGGGCCGAGGGCGCGCTGGCCGATTGA
- the tsf gene encoding translation elongation factor Ts yields MADFTVADVKKLREKTGAGMMDAKKALTEANGDIEAAVDALRAKGLATAQKKSSRTAAEGLVGVAVEGTKGVAVEVNSETDFVAKNDKFQDFVRKTTAVALGLGNDDVEALKAAGYPDGGTVADKLTDNVATIGENQQIRRVKTISVTQGAVVPYVHNTVSPEAQDLGKIGVLVALEGDASADVLATLGRDIAQHAAAMFPQALDADGLDPQVIERERAIAREKAAESGKPENVQEKMVEGAVKKYAKENALLSQVFVKDGKATVEEYVARTAKEAGATIKLVDFVRFQLGEGIEKEESDFAAEVAAAVGG; encoded by the coding sequence ATGGCCGATTTCACCGTCGCCGATGTGAAGAAGCTGCGCGAGAAGACCGGCGCAGGCATGATGGACGCCAAGAAGGCGCTGACCGAAGCGAATGGCGACATCGAGGCCGCCGTCGACGCGCTGCGCGCCAAGGGTCTTGCCACCGCCCAGAAGAAGTCGAGCCGCACCGCGGCCGAAGGTCTTGTCGGCGTCGCCGTCGAAGGGACCAAGGGCGTTGCGGTCGAGGTCAACTCGGAAACCGACTTCGTCGCCAAGAACGACAAGTTCCAGGACTTCGTGCGCAAGACCACCGCGGTCGCGCTCGGCCTCGGCAATGACGATGTCGAGGCGCTCAAGGCTGCCGGCTATCCCGATGGCGGGACCGTTGCCGACAAGCTGACCGACAATGTCGCCACCATCGGCGAGAACCAGCAGATTCGCCGCGTCAAGACGATCTCGGTGACGCAGGGCGCGGTCGTGCCTTACGTCCACAACACCGTTTCGCCCGAAGCGCAGGATCTCGGCAAGATCGGCGTGCTCGTCGCGCTCGAAGGCGATGCCTCCGCCGACGTGCTCGCCACGCTCGGCCGCGACATCGCGCAGCACGCCGCCGCCATGTTCCCGCAGGCGCTCGACGCCGACGGGCTCGACCCGCAAGTGATCGAGCGCGAGCGCGCGATCGCCCGCGAAAAGGCGGCCGAAAGCGGCAAGCCCGAGAACGTCCAGGAAAAGATGGTCGAAGGCGCGGTCAAGAAATACGCCAAGGAAAACGCGCTTCTGAGCCAGGTCTTCGTCAAGGACGGCAAGGCCACGGTCGAGGAATACGTCGCGCGCACCGCCAAGGAAGCGGGCGCCACGATCAAGCTCGTCGACTTCGTGCGCTTCCAGCTCGGCGAAGGCATCGAGAAGGAAGAAAGCGACTTCGCAGCCGAAGTCGCGGCTGCCGTCGGCGGCTGA
- a CDS encoding phosphatidylserine decarboxylase has product MAGEIYDNQGRGDAAWSWPPIHPEGRKFGLIAVAIALVPLLLLDWEILGWPLLLLSLGVFAFFRDPERVVPQAENAIVAPADGLVSLIAQVEPPEEMVADDGSGHAGLSPGPVTRISIFMSVFDVHINRAPVAGTIRRLVYIPGKFMNADLDKASEENERQHILIERSDGVSIAFTQIAGLVARRIVPFVKPGDTVAKGQRVGLIRFGSRVDVYLPAGTDPKVLIGQKVIAGETVLAELGTQGLIEGIAQ; this is encoded by the coding sequence ATGGCAGGCGAAATATACGACAATCAGGGCCGCGGCGATGCCGCCTGGTCCTGGCCCCCGATCCATCCCGAGGGACGCAAATTCGGGCTGATCGCGGTTGCGATCGCCCTTGTGCCGTTGCTGCTCCTCGATTGGGAGATCCTCGGCTGGCCGCTGCTGCTGTTGTCGCTGGGCGTGTTCGCCTTCTTCCGCGATCCCGAAAGGGTCGTGCCGCAGGCCGAGAACGCGATCGTCGCGCCGGCCGACGGGCTCGTCTCGCTGATCGCGCAGGTCGAGCCGCCCGAGGAAATGGTCGCCGACGACGGGTCGGGCCATGCGGGCCTTTCTCCGGGGCCGGTCACGCGCATCTCGATCTTCATGAGCGTGTTCGATGTTCACATCAATCGCGCGCCCGTCGCGGGGACGATCCGGCGGCTGGTCTATATCCCCGGCAAGTTCATGAACGCCGACCTCGACAAGGCGAGCGAGGAGAACGAGCGCCAGCATATCCTGATCGAGCGCAGCGACGGCGTTTCCATCGCCTTTACCCAGATCGCGGGGCTCGTCGCGCGGCGAATCGTGCCTTTCGTGAAGCCCGGCGACACGGTCGCCAAGGGGCAGCGGGTCGGCCTCATCCGCTTCGGCAGCCGGGTCGATGTCTATCTGCCGGCCGGGACCGATCCGAAGGTGCTGATCGGGCAGAAGGTGATCGCGGGCGAGACGGTGCTTGCCGAACTCGGCACGCAGGGGCTGATCGAGGGCATCGCCCAGTGA
- the pssA gene encoding CDP-diacylglycerol--serine O-phosphatidyltransferase: MGPKAAEDEDGKAAPDATGLTLRAMLPNAITAAALCSGLTGIRFAIEGEWAYAVLAVILAGVLDGIDGRIARLLNAQSRFGAELDSLADSLSFGMAPAIILYLWSLQDFERFGWFAALAFAICCALRLARFNARIDVDDQPHKSAGFLTGVPAPVGAGLAFAPFYLWQETGFALFRDPVALSAWLALIAVLMISNMATLSWAVVRPRRNIRLFLIALAALFFAALLLEPWWSLATISLGYLAMMPYGLVRYGRIKRRRAAEARERADPQPQG, translated from the coding sequence ATCGGCCCCAAGGCGGCCGAGGACGAGGACGGCAAGGCCGCTCCCGACGCGACCGGACTGACGCTGCGCGCCATGCTGCCCAATGCGATCACCGCCGCGGCGCTATGTTCGGGGCTGACCGGCATCCGTTTCGCCATCGAAGGCGAGTGGGCCTATGCCGTGCTCGCGGTGATCCTTGCAGGCGTGCTCGACGGGATCGACGGGCGCATCGCGCGGCTGCTCAACGCCCAGTCGCGCTTCGGCGCCGAACTCGACAGTCTCGCCGATTCGCTCTCCTTCGGCATGGCGCCTGCGATCATCCTTTACCTGTGGTCCTTGCAGGACTTCGAGCGTTTCGGCTGGTTCGCAGCGCTCGCCTTCGCGATCTGCTGCGCGCTGCGGCTCGCCCGTTTCAACGCGCGGATCGATGTCGACGACCAGCCGCACAAGTCGGCCGGCTTTCTTACCGGCGTGCCCGCGCCGGTCGGGGCGGGCCTCGCCTTTGCACCGTTCTACCTGTGGCAGGAAACGGGCTTCGCCCTGTTCCGCGATCCGGTCGCGCTGTCGGCGTGGCTCGCGTTGATCGCGGTGCTGATGATCTCGAACATGGCGACGCTGAGCTGGGCGGTGGTCCGCCCGCGCCGCAATATCCGCCTGTTCCTGATCGCGCTCGCCGCGCTGTTCTTCGCCGCTCTCCTGCTTGAACCGTGGTGGTCGCTCGCCACCATCAGCCTCGGCTATCTCGCGATGATGCCCTACGGCCTCGTCCGCTATGGCCGGATCAAGCGGCGCCGCGCAGCCGAAGCGCGTGAGCGGGCCGATCCACAGCCGCAAGGCTAG
- a CDS encoding beta-ketoacyl-ACP synthase III has translation MHEQNTALTGRPVISSTGLFTPAESITNAELVESFNRFVDRHNAANAAAIEAGEVEPLQHSSVEFIEKASGIKARHVMAKAPILDPDIMAPRWDERGNDELSIMAEIGVAAAREALERAGRDPKDVDAVLCAASNMQRPYPAMAIEIQQALGIEGFGFDMNVACSSATFGIQTAADYVRAGNAKSVLVVSPEITSGHLNWRDRDSHFIFGDVATAVLVEDAAIAPKAHWDILGTKLKTVFSNNIRNNFGFLNRAHPETADAADKLFVQEGRKVFKEVVPMVAAMILEEAERLGLDPQGLRRLWLHQANAGMNRLIAHKVLGHEANEDESPTVLDTYGNTSSAGSIIAFHLHSEDMAAGDTGLICSFGAGYSAGTVFVRKAA, from the coding sequence ATGCACGAGCAGAACACCGCGCTCACCGGGCGCCCCGTCATCTCTTCCACCGGCCTGTTCACTCCGGCCGAATCGATCACCAACGCCGAACTGGTCGAAAGCTTCAATCGCTTCGTCGACCGCCACAATGCGGCCAACGCCGCCGCGATCGAAGCGGGCGAGGTCGAGCCGCTCCAGCATTCCTCGGTCGAGTTCATCGAAAAGGCGAGCGGGATCAAGGCGCGCCACGTCATGGCCAAGGCGCCGATCCTCGATCCTGACATCATGGCCCCGCGCTGGGACGAGCGGGGCAATGACGAGCTTTCGATCATGGCCGAGATCGGCGTCGCCGCCGCGCGCGAAGCGCTGGAGCGGGCCGGGCGCGATCCGAAAGATGTCGATGCGGTGCTGTGCGCGGCGTCCAATATGCAGCGGCCCTATCCGGCGATGGCGATCGAGATCCAGCAGGCGCTCGGCATCGAGGGCTTCGGCTTCGACATGAATGTCGCGTGCTCTTCGGCGACCTTCGGCATCCAGACCGCGGCGGACTATGTGCGCGCAGGGAATGCGAAGAGCGTGCTGGTGGTGAGCCCCGAAATCACCTCGGGCCACCTCAACTGGCGCGACCGGGACAGCCATTTCATCTTCGGCGACGTCGCCACCGCGGTGCTGGTCGAGGATGCGGCGATAGCCCCGAAGGCACATTGGGATATCCTCGGCACCAAGCTCAAGACGGTGTTCTCGAACAACATCCGCAACAATTTCGGCTTTCTCAACCGCGCCCATCCCGAAACCGCCGATGCGGCGGACAAGCTGTTCGTCCAGGAAGGACGCAAGGTGTTCAAGGAGGTCGTCCCCATGGTCGCGGCGATGATTCTCGAGGAAGCCGAGCGGCTGGGACTCGACCCGCAGGGGCTGCGGCGGCTGTGGCTGCATCAGGCGAACGCGGGGATGAACCGACTGATCGCGCACAAGGTGCTCGGCCACGAGGCGAACGAGGACGAGAGCCCGACCGTGCTCGACACCTACGGCAACACCTCGAGCGCGGGCTCGATCATCGCCTTTCACCTCCACAGCGAGGACATGGCGGCTGGAGACACCGGGCTCATCTGCAGCTTCGGTGCGGGCTATTCGGCGGGGACCGTGTTCGTGCGCAAGGCCGCCTGA
- a CDS encoding MBL fold metallo-hydrolase, which yields MKKWIALGICALLVGVAVLVFVFQRPLGERAFASAAAERAGGPGLQFGEGLHLALCGTGSPLPDPERAGPCNLVVAGDRAYVVDIGEGGARNLNLMGFDLASLDGLLLTHFHSDHIDGIGPLALLYWTQGTKAAPLPVHGAQGVETVVEGFNMAYSLDHSYRVAHHGENIVPSSGGGLTALPFEIGAEPVVVLDEGGLTVTAFPVDHDPVRPSVGYRFDYKGRSVVISGDSARTDMVERMAKGADILVHDALQPKLVRHLTDALEDNGDENVATITRDILDYHASPEDAAASAEAAGARMLVLSHLVPPLPSAFLHPAFLGDAPDRFGGEIVVGEDGMVFTLSPASEAIERQSAL from the coding sequence GTGAAGAAATGGATTGCGCTCGGCATCTGCGCGCTTCTGGTGGGCGTGGCGGTGCTCGTCTTCGTGTTCCAGCGCCCGCTGGGCGAGCGCGCCTTCGCCAGCGCCGCCGCGGAGCGGGCCGGCGGGCCGGGGCTTCAGTTCGGGGAGGGGCTGCATCTCGCCCTGTGCGGCACCGGCTCCCCCCTGCCCGATCCCGAGCGTGCCGGGCCTTGCAATCTCGTGGTCGCGGGGGACCGGGCCTATGTCGTCGACATCGGCGAAGGCGGCGCGCGCAATCTCAACCTGATGGGCTTCGATCTTGCCTCGCTCGACGGCCTCTTGCTGACCCATTTCCATTCCGACCACATCGACGGAATCGGCCCGCTCGCGCTGCTCTACTGGACGCAAGGGACCAAGGCCGCTCCGCTGCCGGTTCACGGCGCGCAAGGGGTCGAAACCGTGGTCGAAGGCTTCAACATGGCCTATTCGCTCGACCACTCCTACCGCGTCGCGCACCACGGCGAGAACATCGTCCCGTCCAGCGGCGGAGGGCTGACCGCCCTGCCCTTCGAGATCGGCGCGGAGCCGGTCGTGGTGCTCGACGAGGGCGGACTGACCGTCACCGCCTTTCCGGTCGATCACGATCCGGTGCGGCCCTCTGTCGGCTACCGCTTCGATTACAAGGGGCGCTCGGTCGTCATCAGCGGCGATTCCGCCCGGACCGACATGGTCGAGCGCATGGCCAAGGGCGCGGACATCCTCGTCCATGATGCGCTCCAGCCGAAACTGGTGCGCCACCTCACCGACGCACTGGAAGACAATGGCGACGAAAATGTCGCGACGATCACGCGCGACATCCTCGACTACCACGCCTCGCCCGAGGACGCGGCGGCGAGCGCCGAGGCGGCGGGCGCGCGGATGCTCGTGCTCTCCCACCTAGTCCCGCCCTTGCCGAGCGCCTTTCTCCATCCCGCCTTCCTCGGCGATGCGCCGGACAGGTTCGGCGGCGAGATCGTTGTCGGAGAGGACGGGATGGTGTTCACTCTGTCGCCTGCCAGCGAGGCGATCGAGAGGCAGTCGGCGCTCTGA
- the uppS gene encoding polyprenyl diphosphate synthase, which translates to MDGNGRWAKKRGLPRAVGHQRGVEAVRRLVRGLEPMNLECLTLYAFSSENWKRSHDEVDDLMNLMRKFIKSDLEEFVANGVKLKIIGDWQALAPDIVAMLEDALARTANGRQTLAVALNYGGKHEIARAAAKAAAKGAVTPETIEAELDTHDLPPLDLLIRTSGEIRLSNFLLWQAAYAEMLFVDTLWPDFKPEHLAQALDDFARRERRYGGR; encoded by the coding sequence ATGGACGGGAACGGGCGCTGGGCGAAAAAGCGCGGCCTGCCCCGTGCGGTCGGCCACCAGCGCGGGGTCGAGGCGGTGCGCCGGCTGGTGCGCGGGCTCGAGCCGATGAATCTCGAATGCCTGACGCTCTACGCCTTCTCATCCGAGAATTGGAAGCGCTCGCACGACGAGGTCGACGACCTGATGAACCTGATGCGCAAGTTCATCAAATCCGACCTTGAGGAATTCGTCGCGAACGGCGTGAAGCTGAAAATCATCGGCGATTGGCAGGCCCTCGCGCCTGATATCGTCGCCATGCTCGAGGACGCGCTCGCGCGCACCGCGAACGGCAGGCAGACGCTCGCAGTGGCGCTCAATTACGGCGGCAAGCATGAAATCGCCCGCGCCGCGGCCAAGGCGGCGGCGAAGGGCGCGGTCACGCCCGAGACGATCGAGGCCGAACTCGACACCCACGACCTGCCGCCGCTCGACCTGCTGATCCGCACCAGCGGCGAAATTCGCCTGTCGAATTTCCTGCTGTGGCAGGCGGCCTATGCCGAGATGCTCTTCGTCGACACGCTCTGGCCCGATTTCAAGCCGGAACACCTCGCGCAGGCGCTCGACGATTTCGCGCGGCGGGAGCGGCGCTATGGCGGGCGCTGA
- the pyrH gene encoding UMP kinase, producing the protein MPIPETKRVLLKLSGEVLMGEQEYGIDPEYVARLAEEVKAAKDGGLEVCLVIGGGNIFRGIAGAAKGLDRTTGDYMGMLATVMNALAMQNALEKLGVQTRVQSAIPMSSVCEPYIRRRAERHLEKGRIVIFAAGTGNPFFTTDTGAALRAAEMNCDLLMKGTSVDGVYDSDPKHNPEATRFETVSYDHVLSQNLKVMDATAVALCRENDIPIVVFSIREKGNVARVLSGEGVQTIVKKDD; encoded by the coding sequence ATGCCCATTCCCGAGACCAAGCGCGTCCTCCTGAAGCTTTCCGGCGAGGTGCTGATGGGGGAACAGGAATACGGCATCGACCCTGAATATGTCGCGCGCCTCGCCGAAGAGGTGAAGGCAGCGAAGGACGGCGGGCTCGAGGTCTGCCTCGTCATCGGCGGGGGCAATATCTTCCGCGGGATCGCGGGGGCGGCCAAGGGGCTCGACCGCACGACCGGCGATTACATGGGGATGCTCGCGACCGTGATGAACGCGCTCGCGATGCAGAACGCGCTCGAAAAGCTGGGCGTGCAGACCCGCGTTCAGTCGGCGATCCCGATGTCCAGCGTGTGCGAGCCCTACATCCGAAGGCGCGCCGAGCGGCATCTCGAAAAGGGGCGGATCGTGATCTTCGCCGCGGGCACGGGCAATCCCTTTTTCACTACCGATACCGGCGCGGCGCTGCGCGCGGCGGAGATGAACTGCGACCTCTTGATGAAGGGGACCAGCGTCGACGGCGTCTATGACAGCGATCCCAAGCACAACCCTGAGGCCACCCGCTTCGAGACGGTGAGCTATGACCACGTCCTGTCGCAGAACCTCAAGGTAATGGATGCGACGGCGGTGGCGCTTTGCCGGGAAAACGATATCCCGATAGTGGTGTTTTCGATCCGCGAAAAAGGCAATGTTGCGCGCGTGCTTTCGGGCGAGGGCGTGCAGACGATAGTGAAGAAGGACGATTGA
- the frr gene encoding ribosome recycling factor produces the protein MPQYDKADIERRMKGAVDSLKSDLAGLRTGRANTSLLDPVQVEVYGSMMPLNQVATVSAPEPRMLSVQVWDKSNLTAVEKGIAHANLGLNPMIDGQTIRLPLPDLTEERRKELAKLAGQYAEKAKVAIRNVRRDGMEALKADEKKKEISEDDRKRMEDEVQKLTDKHVAEADEAAAKKEKEILTQ, from the coding sequence ATGCCGCAATATGACAAGGCCGATATCGAGCGCCGGATGAAGGGCGCCGTGGATTCCCTGAAGAGCGACCTTGCAGGGCTTCGTACGGGCCGCGCCAATACCAGCCTGCTCGATCCGGTGCAGGTCGAGGTCTATGGTTCCATGATGCCGCTGAACCAGGTCGCGACCGTCTCCGCGCCCGAGCCGCGGATGCTGAGCGTGCAGGTGTGGGACAAGTCGAACCTCACCGCAGTCGAAAAGGGAATCGCCCACGCCAATCTCGGTTTGAACCCGATGATCGACGGCCAGACCATCCGCCTGCCGCTACCCGACCTCACCGAGGAACGGCGCAAGGAACTCGCCAAGCTTGCCGGGCAATATGCCGAGAAGGCCAAGGTCGCGATCCGCAACGTGCGTCGTGACGGAATGGAAGCGCTCAAGGCCGACGAGAAGAAGAAGGAAATCTCCGAGGACGACCGCAAGCGGATGGAAGACGAGGTCCAGAAGCTGACCGACAAGCACGTCGCCGAAGCCGACGAGGCAGCGGCGAAAAAGGAAAAGGAAATCCTCACGCAGTAA
- the rpsB gene encoding 30S ribosomal protein S2, whose translation MAATTVTMQQLIEAGAHFGHQTHRWNPRMKPYIFGARNGVHIIDLSQTVPLFARALDFVEQTVRAGGKVLFVGTKRQAQEPIAEAARASGQHFVNHRWLGGMLTNWKTISQSIRRLKTLEEQLSGDTHGLTKKEILQLTRERDKLELSLGGIRDMGGIPDVMFVIDANKEDLAIKEAAVLGIPVIAVLDTNVDPTGIAFPVPGNDDASRAVRLYCQAVGEAARAGKGGAAYESGDDVGAMAEPPAEAAAEEAPAESA comes from the coding sequence ATGGCGGCCACCACCGTCACCATGCAGCAATTGATCGAGGCCGGCGCGCACTTCGGCCACCAGACCCACCGCTGGAACCCGCGGATGAAGCCGTACATCTTCGGCGCCCGCAACGGTGTTCACATCATCGACCTGTCGCAGACCGTGCCGCTGTTCGCGCGCGCGCTCGATTTCGTCGAACAGACCGTCCGTGCGGGTGGCAAGGTGCTGTTCGTCGGCACGAAGCGCCAGGCGCAGGAGCCGATCGCGGAAGCCGCGCGCGCTTCGGGCCAGCACTTCGTCAACCACCGCTGGCTCGGCGGGATGCTGACCAACTGGAAGACGATCAGCCAGTCGATCCGCCGGTTGAAGACGCTCGAGGAACAGCTCTCGGGCGACACGCACGGCCTCACCAAGAAGGAAATCCTCCAGCTCACCCGCGAACGCGACAAGCTGGAACTTTCGCTCGGCGGCATCCGCGACATGGGCGGCATCCCGGACGTGATGTTCGTGATCGACGCCAACAAGGAAGACCTCGCGATCAAGGAGGCCGCCGTGCTCGGCATCCCGGTGATCGCGGTGCTCGACACCAATGTCGACCCGACCGGAATCGCCTTCCCCGTACCCGGCAATGACGATGCGAGCCGTGCGGTTCGCCTCTACTGCCAGGCGGTCGGCGAAGCGGCGCGTGCGGGCAAGGGCGGCGCGGCCTACGAATCGGGCGATGATGTCGGCGCGATGGCCGAACCGCCCGCGGAAGCCGCTGCCGAGGAAGCTCCGGCCGAAAGCGCCTGA